One genomic region from Streptomyces sp. NBC_00582 encodes:
- a CDS encoding amino acid ABC transporter permease produces the protein MSSVLYDTPGPRAKRRNLLLSVVFSALVILLLWWVWLKMDEKDLLTSAQWKPFTESEAWTTYLIPGLLDTLKAAALAMVIALPLGAVFGISRLSDHRWVRIVSGTVVEFFRAIPVLLLMLFANEFYARSTDVTSEDRPLYAVVTGLVLYNAAVLAEVVRAGILALPKGQTEAAYAIGLRKGQTMSSILLPQAVTAMLPAIVSQLVVIVKDTALGGVMIGFTELLNTRGTLAANYANPIPSFIVVAAMFIVLNFILTSFASWLEGRLRRSKRGTGAVLATDKVDDLNAAEVGGSYGTGAGGASF, from the coding sequence ATGAGCTCGGTCCTGTACGACACCCCCGGCCCCCGCGCCAAGCGGCGCAACCTCCTGCTCTCGGTGGTCTTCTCCGCCCTCGTCATCCTGCTCCTGTGGTGGGTATGGCTGAAGATGGACGAGAAGGACCTCCTGACGTCCGCCCAGTGGAAGCCGTTCACGGAGTCCGAGGCATGGACGACGTATCTGATCCCCGGCCTCCTCGACACGCTGAAGGCCGCGGCGCTCGCCATGGTGATCGCCCTTCCGCTGGGCGCGGTCTTCGGCATCTCCCGCCTGTCCGACCACCGCTGGGTGCGGATCGTGTCCGGCACGGTGGTGGAGTTCTTCCGGGCCATCCCGGTGCTGCTGCTGATGCTCTTCGCCAACGAGTTCTACGCCCGCTCCACCGACGTCACCAGCGAGGACCGGCCGCTCTACGCCGTCGTCACGGGCCTGGTCCTCTACAACGCGGCGGTCCTCGCCGAGGTCGTGCGGGCCGGCATCCTTGCCCTGCCGAAGGGCCAGACGGAGGCGGCGTACGCCATCGGTCTGCGCAAGGGGCAGACGATGAGCAGCATCCTGCTGCCGCAGGCGGTCACGGCGATGCTCCCGGCCATCGTCAGCCAGCTGGTGGTCATCGTGAAGGACACCGCGCTCGGCGGTGTGATGATCGGCTTCACCGAACTGCTCAACACGCGAGGCACCCTGGCGGCCAACTACGCCAACCCGATCCCGAGCTTCATCGTGGTCGCGGCCATGTTCATCGTGCTCAACTTCATCCTGACCAGCTTCGCGAGCTGGCTGGAAGGCCGTCTGCGGCGCAGCAAGCGCGGCACGGGCGCGGTGCTCGCCACCGACAAGGTCGACGACCTGAACGCGGCCGAGGTCGGCGGCAGCTACGGCACCGGCGCCGGTGGGGCGAGCTTCTGA
- a CDS encoding FAD-dependent monooxygenase — MDPVIIVGAGPVGLTLALALARQEVPSVVLDEGPGKDEPRLARTVVLREDTAALMERLTGAPLDKAGVRWSGWRSMRRRQVTNEVVFGDAEAAPLHIAQHVLTGALRTALARERLVKIALDSRLDSIEQEPSGVTAHTRGPQGTWWRGSHLVGCDGPRSTVRKLLDIRFPGRTAVERHAVAALRVELPWDDEALLHRTPPWRSSGPSAGEITGRPLPDGVWRLDWLLPPGKDLVTPELLVARVRETLAGWSEGPTPEYELLDTGVHTVHHRLARRWRVGRVLLAGDAAHLLGTLGTQGLDEGLRDADNLAWKLALTWHHGPHEALLDSYQTERRAVVAARLRAADQVLPLLRGGGGIRSYVPGAARGTDALLSDGHLGRGQLGAPGTYAGSPLAPQHLEAEVPVDTPLGSAVEDVRVTAEDGSFVQLRDRLGRGRLLVVLIAPGTGVWERRHWVSAGLMPRLAAAVTALPSPAELLVAESYPGAAAHTVLLVRPDGHLVTALNGVRPADLYAAAEAAVGGKATEEATAGSAAK, encoded by the coding sequence GTGGACCCGGTGATCATCGTCGGAGCGGGGCCGGTCGGCCTCACGCTGGCCCTGGCCCTGGCCCGCCAGGAGGTGCCGTCGGTCGTGCTCGACGAGGGCCCGGGCAAGGACGAACCGCGGCTCGCGCGCACGGTCGTGCTGCGGGAGGACACCGCCGCCCTCATGGAGCGGCTCACCGGGGCGCCCCTCGACAAGGCGGGTGTGCGCTGGTCGGGATGGCGGTCGATGCGCCGCCGGCAGGTGACGAACGAGGTCGTCTTCGGCGACGCCGAGGCCGCCCCGCTCCACATCGCCCAGCATGTGCTGACCGGCGCCCTGCGCACGGCCCTGGCGCGCGAGCGGCTGGTGAAGATCGCCCTGGACAGCCGTCTGGACTCGATCGAGCAGGAACCTTCCGGTGTCACCGCCCACACCCGGGGCCCGCAGGGCACGTGGTGGCGCGGCAGTCATCTGGTCGGCTGCGACGGCCCCCGCTCCACGGTCCGCAAACTCCTCGACATCCGCTTCCCGGGGCGTACGGCGGTGGAGCGACACGCCGTGGCCGCGCTGCGCGTGGAACTTCCCTGGGACGACGAGGCGTTGCTCCATCGGACACCGCCGTGGCGGTCGTCCGGACCCTCGGCCGGGGAGATCACCGGACGTCCGCTGCCGGACGGTGTGTGGCGCCTGGACTGGCTGCTCCCGCCCGGCAAGGACCTGGTCACCCCCGAGCTGCTGGTGGCCCGCGTCCGCGAGACCCTCGCGGGCTGGAGCGAGGGCCCGACGCCGGAGTACGAGCTGCTCGACACCGGCGTGCACACGGTGCACCACCGGCTGGCCCGTCGCTGGCGCGTGGGCCGGGTCCTGCTCGCCGGGGACGCGGCGCATCTGCTCGGCACGCTCGGCACCCAGGGGCTCGACGAGGGCCTGCGGGACGCCGACAACCTCGCCTGGAAGCTGGCCCTGACCTGGCACCACGGTCCGCACGAGGCGCTCCTCGACAGCTACCAGACCGAGCGCCGCGCGGTGGTCGCCGCCCGGCTGCGCGCGGCCGACCAGGTGCTGCCGCTGCTGCGCGGGGGCGGCGGCATAAGGTCGTACGTCCCCGGCGCGGCCCGGGGCACCGACGCGCTGCTCTCCGACGGCCACCTGGGACGCGGCCAGCTCGGCGCGCCGGGCACGTACGCCGGGTCGCCGCTGGCGCCCCAGCACCTGGAGGCCGAGGTGCCGGTGGACACGCCCCTGGGCTCGGCCGTCGAGGACGTGCGGGTGACCGCCGAGGACGGCTCCTTCGTGCAGCTGCGGGACCGGCTCGGGCGGGGCCGGCTGCTCGTCGTGCTGATCGCGCCGGGCACGGGGGTGTGGGAGCGCCGGCACTGGGTGAGCGCCGGGCTGATGCCCCGGCTGGCCGCCGCCGTGACGGCCCTGCCGTCGCCGGCCGAGCTGCTGGTCGCCGAGAGCTACCCGGGCGCCGCCGCCCACACCGTGCTGCTGGTGCGCCCCGACGGTCACCTGGTCACCGCGTTGAACGGGGTGCGTCCGGCCGACCTCTACGCGGCGGCGGAGGCGGCCGTGGGCGGGAAGGCGACGGAGGAGGCCACGGCGGGGTCCGCGGCGAAGTGA
- a CDS encoding putative leader peptide: protein MRLWRRVHMDLVRYAGCVCRPSC from the coding sequence GTGCGCCTGTGGCGGAGGGTCCATATGGACCTGGTCCGCTATGCGGGCTGCGTGTGTCGTCCGTCCTGCTGA
- a CDS encoding cysteine dioxygenase has translation MSVTPSLSTAVAPPTQADLLDFVRRTAADAELIASLPLDPEGRTWVRLEGPGGSEAWLIGWPPGTGTGWHDHADSVGAFVTARGELKEYSLAARLPTDGWKTLELTDGVDRERTLPAGRGRSFGRHHVHEVLNESGEEHAVSVHAYYPPLPRIRRFSRTGQILRLEQVERPEDWQ, from the coding sequence GTGTCTGTCACCCCCTCGCTTTCCACCGCCGTCGCCCCACCGACCCAGGCGGACCTCCTCGACTTCGTGCGGCGTACGGCCGCCGACGCCGAGCTGATCGCCTCCCTCCCCCTCGACCCCGAGGGCCGTACCTGGGTACGGCTGGAGGGGCCCGGCGGCAGCGAGGCCTGGCTGATCGGCTGGCCGCCCGGCACCGGCACCGGCTGGCACGACCACGCCGACTCGGTGGGCGCCTTCGTCACCGCGCGGGGCGAGCTCAAGGAGTACTCGCTCGCCGCGCGGCTGCCCACCGACGGCTGGAAGACCCTGGAGCTCACCGACGGCGTGGACCGGGAGCGCACCCTGCCGGCCGGCCGGGGCCGCTCGTTCGGCCGCCACCACGTCCACGAGGTCCTCAACGAGTCGGGCGAGGAACACGCCGTCTCCGTCCACGCCTACTACCCGCCGCTGCCGCGCATCCGCCGCTTCAGCCGCACAGGACAGATCCTGCGTCTGGAGCAGGTCGAGCGCCCGGAGGACTGGCAGTGA
- a CDS encoding rhodanese-like domain-containing protein: MAVSDDRPLGIDELLDRVRAGYARVDAQEAYEAARADEALLVDIRYAALRERDGLIPGALVVERNELEWRLDPQGSHRLPEATSHDLQIVVLCNEGYASSLAVASLRQLGLHRATDLIGGFQAWKAAGLPVTP, translated from the coding sequence CTGGCAGTGAGCGACGACAGGCCCCTCGGCATAGACGAGTTGCTGGACCGGGTACGCGCGGGGTACGCGCGCGTGGACGCACAGGAGGCCTACGAGGCCGCCCGCGCGGATGAGGCGCTGCTGGTCGACATCCGGTACGCGGCCCTGCGCGAGCGGGACGGTCTGATCCCCGGCGCGCTGGTCGTCGAGCGCAACGAACTCGAGTGGCGCCTCGACCCCCAGGGCAGCCACCGCCTCCCCGAGGCCACGAGCCACGATCTCCAGATCGTCGTGCTGTGCAACGAGGGCTACGCCTCCAGCCTGGCGGTCGCCTCCCTGCGCCAGTTGGGGCTGCACCGGGCGACCGATCTGATCGGCGGCTTCCAGGCCTGGAAGGCGGCGGGGCTGCCGGTCACGCCGTAG
- the recX gene encoding recombination regulator RecX gives MTRRTDWAEHDAHPGIPWEPGSGDHAGLGRGGEGGSRGGRGRRRRGFGEPSAEDGGASPSSRAEGDTPSGDPAERARAICLRLLTGTPRTRKQLADALRKREIPDDVAEEVLSRFEEVGLINDSAFADAWVESRHHGRGLARRALAQELRTKGVDPTLIDEAVAQLDSEREEETARDLVARKLRSTRGLDRDKRIRRLAGMLARKGYSEGMALRVVRQALAEEGEEGEDTEFFVEDGG, from the coding sequence GTGACACGACGAACGGACTGGGCCGAGCACGACGCCCACCCCGGCATCCCCTGGGAGCCGGGGAGCGGGGACCACGCCGGTCTTGGCCGCGGTGGCGAGGGCGGTTCGCGCGGCGGGCGAGGTCGCCGTCGCCGCGGCTTCGGGGAGCCGTCCGCCGAGGACGGAGGCGCTTCCCCCTCGTCGAGGGCCGAGGGGGACACGCCTTCAGGGGACCCGGCTGAGCGGGCACGGGCGATCTGCCTGCGCCTGCTCACCGGGACCCCGCGCACACGCAAACAGCTTGCTGACGCGCTGCGTAAGCGGGAGATCCCGGACGACGTGGCCGAGGAGGTGCTCTCGCGGTTCGAGGAGGTCGGGCTGATCAACGACAGTGCCTTCGCGGACGCCTGGGTGGAGTCCCGGCACCACGGCCGTGGACTGGCCCGGCGCGCGCTGGCGCAGGAACTGCGGACCAAGGGGGTCGACCCGACGCTGATCGACGAGGCCGTCGCTCAGCTGGACTCCGAGCGGGAGGAGGAGACCGCGCGCGACCTAGTCGCCCGCAAGCTCCGCTCGACCCGCGGTCTCGACCGCGACAAACGGATCCGCCGCCTCGCGGGCATGCTCGCCCGCAAGGGCTACTCCGAGGGCATGGCCTTGCGCGTGGTCCGGCAGGCGCTGGCGGAGGAGGGCGAAGAAGGAGAGGACACGGAGTTCTTCGTGGAGGACGGGGGCTGA
- the recA gene encoding recombinase RecA, with product MAGTDREKALDAALAQIERQFGKGAVMRMGERSREPIEVIPTGSTALDVALGVGGLPRGRVVEIYGPESSGKTTLTLHAVANAQKAGGQVAFVDAEHALDPEYARKLGVDIDNLILSQPDNGEQALEIVDMLVRSGALDLIVIDSVAALVPRAEIEGEMGDSHVGLQARLMSQALRKITSALNQSKTTAIFINQLREKIGVMFGSPETTTGGRALKFYASVRIDIRRIETLKDGTEAVGNRTRCKVVKNKVAPPFKQAEFDILYGQGISREGGLIDMGVEHGFVRKAGAWYTYEGDQLGQGKENARNFLKDNPDLANEIEKKIKEKLGVGVRPEEPAAEPGADAAATPGAPADDAKTVPASAAKTAKTKATTAKS from the coding sequence ATGGCAGGAACCGACCGCGAGAAGGCCCTCGATGCCGCACTCGCACAGATTGAACGGCAATTCGGCAAGGGCGCGGTCATGCGCATGGGCGAGCGGTCGAGGGAGCCCATCGAGGTCATCCCCACCGGGTCGACCGCACTCGACGTGGCGCTCGGCGTCGGCGGTCTGCCGCGCGGCCGTGTCGTGGAGATCTACGGACCGGAATCCTCCGGTAAGACCACGCTGACCCTGCACGCCGTGGCCAACGCGCAGAAGGCCGGCGGTCAGGTCGCCTTCGTGGACGCGGAGCACGCCCTCGACCCCGAGTACGCGCGCAAGCTCGGCGTCGACATCGACAACCTGATCCTCTCCCAGCCCGACAACGGCGAGCAGGCCCTGGAGATCGTGGACATGCTGGTCCGCTCCGGCGCCCTCGACCTCATCGTCATCGACTCCGTCGCCGCGCTCGTCCCGCGCGCGGAGATCGAGGGCGAGATGGGTGACAGCCACGTCGGTCTGCAGGCCCGTCTGATGAGCCAGGCGCTGCGGAAGATCACCAGCGCGCTCAACCAGTCCAAGACCACCGCGATCTTCATCAACCAGCTCCGCGAGAAGATCGGCGTGATGTTCGGCTCCCCGGAGACCACGACCGGTGGCCGCGCGCTGAAGTTCTACGCCTCGGTGCGTATCGACATCCGCCGTATCGAGACCCTGAAGGACGGCACGGAGGCGGTCGGCAACCGCACCCGCTGCAAGGTCGTCAAGAACAAGGTCGCGCCGCCCTTCAAGCAGGCCGAGTTCGACATCCTCTACGGCCAGGGCATCAGCCGCGAGGGCGGCCTCATCGACATGGGCGTGGAGCACGGCTTCGTCCGCAAGGCCGGCGCCTGGTACACGTACGAGGGCGACCAGCTCGGCCAGGGCAAGGAGAACGCCCGCAACTTCCTGAAGGACAACCCCGATCTCGCCAACGAGATCGAGAAGAAGATCAAGGAGAAGCTGGGCGTCGGCGTGCGCCCGGAGGAGCCCGCCGCAGAGCCGGGCGCGGACGCCGCGGCCACCCCGGGCGCCCCCGCTGACGACGCCAAGACGGTGCCGGCATCCGCCGCCAAGACCGCCAAGACCAAGGCGACGACCGCCAAGAGCTGA
- a CDS encoding AI-2E family transporter, which yields MAPTDETGQAARHAPPSGTTPPNRPPADGAVPAGERMPRWLPRAMVLALALIGVFQLGTWAFHQVIGLLLNILIAFFLALAVEPAVSRMAARGIRRGFATFLVFFGLLIVVAGFFTLLGSMLAGQIIKMIEGFPDYLDSVINWVNTTFHTDLRRVDIQEGLLHSDWLKKYAQNSAAGVLDVSTQVLGGLFQLLTIALFSFYFAADGPRLRRALCSVLPPAKQVEVLRAWEIAVDKTGGYLYSRGLMALISGAAHYVLLEALGIPYAPVLAVWVGVVSQFIPTIGTYLAGALPMLIAFTVSPLYALWVLIFVVVYQQFENYMLQPKLTSKTVDIHPAVAFGSVIAGTALLGAIGALIAIPAVATLQAFLGAYVKRYDVTDDPRVHGHRGRGAGPRLLTRARSLWARARRHRENRSEDGTD from the coding sequence GTGGCACCCACTGACGAGACCGGGCAGGCCGCCCGGCACGCACCCCCGTCCGGCACGACGCCGCCGAACCGGCCCCCGGCCGACGGCGCCGTCCCCGCGGGCGAGCGCATGCCGCGCTGGCTCCCGCGTGCGATGGTCCTCGCGCTCGCGCTCATCGGTGTGTTCCAACTGGGCACCTGGGCCTTCCACCAGGTCATAGGGCTGTTGCTCAACATCCTCATCGCGTTCTTCCTGGCCCTGGCGGTGGAGCCCGCGGTCAGCCGGATGGCGGCCCGTGGGATCCGCAGGGGCTTCGCCACCTTCCTGGTCTTCTTCGGCCTGCTGATCGTGGTCGCCGGTTTCTTCACGCTGCTCGGCTCGATGCTCGCGGGGCAGATCATCAAGATGATCGAGGGCTTCCCGGACTACCTCGACTCCGTGATCAACTGGGTCAACACGACGTTCCACACCGATCTGCGGCGCGTGGACATCCAGGAGGGCCTGCTCCATTCGGACTGGCTGAAGAAGTACGCGCAGAACAGCGCCGCCGGCGTCCTGGACGTCTCCACGCAGGTCCTGGGCGGCCTCTTCCAGCTCCTGACGATCGCCCTGTTCTCGTTCTACTTCGCCGCCGACGGACCGCGCCTGCGCCGCGCCCTGTGCTCCGTCCTGCCGCCCGCCAAGCAGGTCGAGGTGCTGCGCGCGTGGGAGATCGCCGTCGACAAGACCGGCGGGTATCTGTACTCCCGCGGGCTGATGGCACTGATCTCGGGGGCCGCGCACTATGTGCTGCTGGAGGCGCTCGGCATCCCGTACGCGCCCGTGCTGGCCGTGTGGGTGGGTGTGGTCTCCCAGTTCATCCCGACCATCGGCACCTATCTCGCGGGCGCCCTGCCCATGCTGATCGCCTTCACGGTCTCGCCGTTGTACGCGCTGTGGGTGCTGATCTTCGTCGTGGTCTACCAGCAGTTCGAGAACTACATGCTCCAGCCGAAGCTGACCTCGAAGACCGTCGACATCCATCCCGCGGTCGCCTTCGGCTCCGTCATCGCCGGCACCGCCCTCCTCGGCGCCATAGGCGCTCTGATCGCCATCCCGGCCGTCGCCACCCTGCAGGCGTTCCTGGGCGCGTACGTGAAGCGCTACGACGTCACCGACGACCCCCGTGTCCACGGTCACCGGGGCCGGGGCGCGGGCCCGCGGCTGCTGACCCGCGCGCGGAGCCTGTGGGCGAGAGCACGGCGGCACCGGGAGAACCGGTCGGAGGACGGGACGGACTGA
- a CDS encoding DUF3046 domain-containing protein, translating to MRLTVFWQRMDEHFGRGYAETFARDHVMTELGGRTVHEALADGWEAKDVWRVVCAVMNVPQELR from the coding sequence ATGCGGTTGACGGTCTTCTGGCAGCGGATGGACGAGCACTTCGGTAGGGGGTACGCCGAGACGTTCGCGCGTGATCACGTGATGACGGAACTCGGCGGGCGCACCGTGCACGAGGCGCTGGCCGACGGCTGGGAGGCCAAGGACGTGTGGCGGGTGGTCTGCGCGGTGATGAACGTTCCGCAGGAGCTGCGCTGA
- a CDS encoding AzlD domain-containing protein, with protein sequence MGVWIAIIATAVGCYVVKLAGLLVPAGVLERPLVRRLAALLPVALLAALTAQQTFAHGHALVLDARAAGLAAAAVALVLRAPFLLVVAAAVVVTAGVRALGG encoded by the coding sequence ATGGGTGTGTGGATCGCGATCATCGCCACCGCTGTGGGCTGCTACGTCGTCAAGCTCGCCGGGCTGCTCGTGCCCGCGGGGGTGCTGGAGCGGCCTCTCGTGCGACGGCTCGCCGCTCTGCTGCCCGTGGCTCTGCTGGCCGCTCTCACGGCCCAGCAGACCTTCGCCCACGGGCACGCGCTCGTCCTCGACGCACGGGCCGCAGGGCTCGCTGCGGCCGCCGTGGCGCTGGTGCTGAGGGCGCCCTTCCTGCTCGTCGTCGCGGCGGCCGTGGTGGTCACGGCGGGGGTGCGGGCCCTGGGCGGATGA
- a CDS encoding AzlC family ABC transporter permease, whose product MGEQTAISDMGADVAGKPDSAVVRDGLGVGVAVGLSGFAFGVTSAGSGLTVWQTCALSLLVFTGASQFALVGALAAGGNPLTAAAGAFFLGVRNAFYGLRLSQVLALPRAVRPFAAQWVIDETTAVSLAQPGRRGARIGFAVTGVSLYVLWNLTTLLGALGAEAIGDTDVWGLDAAGPAVFLALLAPMLRTATERAVAGLAVLLGLGLLPVVPAGVPVLAAALAAPAVLYVQGRRRAGGRA is encoded by the coding sequence GTGGGAGAACAGACAGCGATCTCAGACATGGGCGCCGACGTGGCCGGAAAGCCGGACTCCGCCGTCGTCCGGGACGGACTGGGCGTAGGTGTCGCCGTAGGACTGTCCGGCTTCGCCTTCGGGGTGACCTCGGCGGGCAGCGGACTCACCGTGTGGCAGACCTGCGCGCTGAGCCTCCTGGTGTTCACCGGCGCGTCCCAGTTCGCGCTCGTCGGGGCGCTGGCGGCCGGCGGCAATCCGCTCACGGCGGCCGCGGGCGCGTTCTTCCTGGGCGTGCGCAACGCGTTCTACGGACTGCGGCTGTCCCAGGTGCTCGCCCTCCCGCGCGCGGTGCGCCCGTTCGCCGCGCAGTGGGTGATCGACGAGACGACGGCCGTCTCGCTGGCCCAGCCCGGGCGGCGCGGGGCGCGCATCGGGTTCGCCGTCACCGGGGTGAGCCTGTACGTGCTGTGGAACCTCACGACCTTGCTGGGTGCCCTGGGAGCCGAGGCGATCGGGGACACCGACGTGTGGGGGCTGGACGCGGCCGGGCCCGCCGTCTTCCTGGCGCTGCTCGCGCCCATGCTGCGGACCGCCACCGAGCGGGCCGTGGCCGGTCTCGCCGTGCTGCTGGGGCTGGGGCTGCTGCCGGTGGTGCCGGCCGGTGTGCCGGTGCTGGCGGCCGCGCTCGCCGCGCCCGCCGTGCTCTACGTCCAGGGGCGGCGCCGAGCCGGGGGGCGTGCGTGA